Proteins found in one Nitrosopumilus maritimus SCM1 genomic segment:
- the sepF gene encoding cell division protein SepF, translating to MQKQENTTFLKAITIRDISDVHSIKEDIKKDMILILRVTPLAQKDVDQLRKVVEELYSIAKTAGADIARLGEERIIVAPANIKIWKPEYDLK from the coding sequence ATGCAAAAACAAGAAAATACGACATTTCTAAAGGCTATCACCATTAGAGATATCAGTGATGTACATTCGATTAAAGAAGATATCAAAAAAGATATGATTTTGATTCTTAGAGTTACACCATTAGCACAAAAAGATGTAGATCAGCTTCGTAAAGTTGTTGAAGAATTGTATTCTATTGCAAAAACTGCTGGTGCAGATATTGCAAGATTGGGTGAAGAAAGAATTATTGTTGCACCAGCTAACATAAAGATCTGGAAACCAGAGTACGATCTAAAATAA